The following proteins come from a genomic window of Micromonospora zamorensis:
- a CDS encoding aldo/keto reductase → MRYRTLGGTGIEVSTHCLGSMMFGAVGNPDHDDCVRIVHSALDQGINVVDTADMYGRGESEQIVGKALRGRRDDVVLATKVHFPMGEGPNQGGNSRRWILKAVEGSLRRLDTDWIDLYQVHRPDPSTDIEETLSVLTDLVREGKIRAFGCSTFPAEEIVEAHQVSERRGLGRLRTEQPPYSILARGVEASTLPVCRRYGMGVLVWSPLAFGFLSGKYRRDQPVDLSAGRAALRPAQFDPTIAENAAKLDAVEQLVDLAASIGCTLPQLAIAFTVAHPAVTSAIIGPRTMPQLEDLLKGAALTLDDATLDRIDEIVPPGTNLYNPNAAFRQRALTDTALRRRPLADRAAA, encoded by the coding sequence ATGCGCTATCGCACCCTCGGCGGCACCGGCATCGAGGTGAGCACCCACTGCCTCGGAAGCATGATGTTCGGTGCCGTCGGAAACCCCGACCACGACGACTGCGTCCGCATCGTCCACTCCGCCCTCGACCAGGGCATCAACGTCGTCGACACCGCCGACATGTACGGCCGCGGCGAGTCCGAACAGATCGTGGGCAAGGCGCTGCGCGGGCGCCGCGACGACGTCGTGCTCGCCACCAAGGTGCACTTCCCGATGGGCGAGGGCCCGAACCAGGGTGGCAACTCGCGGCGCTGGATCCTCAAGGCGGTCGAGGGGAGCCTCCGGCGGTTGGACACCGACTGGATCGACCTCTACCAGGTGCACCGTCCCGACCCCTCGACCGACATCGAGGAGACACTCTCGGTGCTCACCGACCTCGTGCGCGAAGGCAAGATCCGCGCCTTCGGCTGCTCGACGTTCCCCGCCGAGGAGATCGTCGAGGCACACCAGGTCTCCGAGCGCCGCGGCCTCGGACGCCTGCGCACCGAGCAGCCGCCATACTCGATCCTGGCTCGCGGCGTCGAGGCCTCGACCCTGCCGGTCTGCCGGCGCTACGGCATGGGGGTGCTGGTCTGGAGCCCGCTCGCCTTCGGGTTTCTCAGCGGGAAGTACCGCAGGGACCAGCCCGTCGACCTGTCGGCCGGGCGTGCCGCCCTGCGGCCGGCGCAGTTCGATCCCACGATCGCCGAGAACGCCGCCAAGCTCGACGCCGTCGAGCAGCTCGTCGACCTCGCGGCCAGCATCGGCTGCACGCTTCCACAGCTCGCCATCGCCTTCACCGTGGCCCATCCGGCCGTCACCTCGGCGATCATCGGACCGCGGACCATGCCGCAACTGGAGGACCTGCTCAAGGGCGCCGCGCTCACCCTGGACGACGCGACCCTCGACCGGATCGACGAGATAGTGCCGCCCGGCACCAACCTGTACAACCCGAACGCCGCCTTCCGGCAGCGTGCCCTGACCGACACGGCGCTGCGGCGGCGCCCCCTCGCCGACCGTGCCGCGGCCTGA
- a CDS encoding alpha/beta hydrolase family protein, with protein MGARRLVAVLVTALLAGCAPATATIDEATGPVSARRAPEGSYAVGVRTLTLDPRSARPLPVTIWFPASADGVAAGRFPVVVYSHGLGSHPDLHAGLTTRWAAAGFVVAAPAYPHTRQGAAHFTRADVRNQPADAWRLVRHLGRLDRNREDPLAGHLDLTSVAAAGHSAGGFTTSGMFSEGHPARLRAGIVIAGGGLPGSFAGPVAPVLFVHGTADAVVPLTVGRAAYGRTPGPAAFLSLLGQDHGAYLTPGHPGFAPVLATTTDFLRWTLYGDKAAGARLPADARTPLTRYEFRPAH; from the coding sequence ATGGGGGCGCGACGGCTGGTCGCCGTACTGGTGACGGCACTGCTGGCTGGTTGCGCGCCGGCCACCGCCACGATCGACGAGGCCACCGGGCCGGTGTCGGCGCGTCGGGCGCCCGAGGGGTCGTACGCCGTCGGCGTGCGTACGCTCACCCTCGATCCGCGCTCGGCGCGCCCACTGCCGGTGACGATCTGGTTCCCGGCGTCGGCGGACGGGGTGGCGGCCGGGCGGTTCCCGGTGGTGGTCTACAGCCACGGGCTGGGCAGCCACCCCGATCTGCACGCCGGCCTGACCACCCGCTGGGCGGCGGCGGGGTTCGTGGTGGCCGCTCCCGCGTACCCGCACACCCGGCAGGGCGCCGCCCACTTCACCCGGGCCGACGTCCGCAACCAGCCAGCCGACGCGTGGCGGCTGGTCCGGCACCTCGGGCGGCTCGACCGCAACCGCGAGGATCCGCTCGCCGGTCACCTGGACCTGACGTCGGTCGCCGCCGCAGGCCACTCGGCGGGCGGTTTCACCACCTCCGGCATGTTCAGCGAGGGGCACCCGGCCCGGTTACGCGCCGGGATCGTGATCGCCGGGGGCGGGTTGCCCGGCAGCTTCGCGGGGCCGGTCGCGCCGGTGCTCTTCGTGCACGGCACAGCCGACGCCGTGGTGCCGCTGACGGTCGGACGGGCGGCCTACGGGCGTACCCCCGGCCCGGCCGCGTTCCTCAGCCTGCTCGGCCAGGACCACGGCGCGTACCTCACGCCGGGCCATCCGGGTTTCGCCCCGGTCCTCGCCACCACCACCGACTTCCTGCGCTGGACGCTGTACGGGGACAAGGCGGCGGGAGCCCGTCTCCCGGCCGACGCCCGCACTCCCCTGACCCGCTACGAGTTCCGTCCCGCCCACTGA
- a CDS encoding MerR family transcriptional regulator yields the protein MAEVTASLSIGQVAERTGLSVHALRFYEQQGVFVSPVRRGPAGRRVYSQDDVDWLSICIILRASGMPLPALRRYADLVREGEGNEEERLALLREHHGRVTDQLGRLAQCLDLITFKVGVYEDLLDQNRQE from the coding sequence ATGGCTGAGGTCACCGCGAGTCTGAGCATCGGACAGGTCGCCGAACGCACCGGCTTGAGCGTGCACGCGCTCCGCTTCTACGAGCAGCAGGGTGTCTTCGTCAGCCCCGTACGCCGTGGGCCCGCCGGGCGCCGCGTCTACAGCCAGGACGACGTCGACTGGCTGAGCATCTGCATCATCCTCCGCGCCTCCGGCATGCCGCTGCCCGCGCTCCGCCGCTACGCCGACCTCGTTCGCGAGGGCGAGGGCAACGAGGAGGAACGACTCGCGCTGCTGCGCGAGCACCACGGGCGCGTCACCGACCAGCTCGGCCGGCTCGCCCAGTGCCTGGACCTGATCACCTTCAAGGTCGGGGTGTACGAGGATCTGCTCGACCAGAACCGTCAGGAGTGA
- a CDS encoding alpha/beta hydrolase family protein: MSRRVTPALMASTVLMAGLVGCSADTRPNQSGQAPPVEPKAAATPTPQVPAGKAPQRAFAVGVRQLKLGRDGRALPTTLWYPAAGQSGGAAKRSAAAAEGRFPVVMFSHGLGGRPDDYATLLTRWAAAGFVVAAPTFPHTSRGADNNVLDVLNQPADVSYALDQVLALDGKAGDALRGRLDGERVAAAGHSAGGVTTIGLFTASRDERLDAGVVFAGTALGVGTAFAGAAAPQLFVHGELDEVVEYAAGKAAYDKVPWPKAMLSLPKGDHGRALLSDGATLRVVSDTSVEFLRWSLYGDPAARKRIPTDATRGDIATFDDHL, encoded by the coding sequence ATGTCGCGTCGCGTCACTCCCGCACTGATGGCCAGCACCGTACTGATGGCCGGTCTGGTCGGCTGCTCAGCGGACACTCGCCCGAACCAGAGCGGACAGGCACCGCCGGTCGAGCCGAAGGCCGCCGCCACGCCGACACCGCAGGTCCCCGCCGGAAAGGCCCCGCAGCGCGCCTTCGCGGTCGGCGTACGCCAACTGAAGCTGGGCCGGGACGGCCGCGCGCTGCCGACGACGCTCTGGTACCCGGCGGCCGGGCAGTCCGGCGGCGCTGCCAAGCGGTCGGCGGCGGCGGCGGAGGGCCGGTTCCCGGTGGTGATGTTCAGTCACGGTCTGGGTGGGCGGCCGGACGACTACGCCACGCTGCTGACCCGCTGGGCGGCGGCGGGTTTCGTGGTGGCCGCGCCGACGTTCCCGCACACCTCCCGGGGCGCGGACAACAACGTCCTCGACGTGCTCAACCAACCGGCTGACGTGTCGTATGCGTTGGATCAGGTGCTGGCGTTGGACGGCAAGGCCGGCGACGCGTTGCGCGGCCGGTTGGACGGCGAGCGGGTGGCCGCGGCCGGGCACTCGGCGGGCGGGGTGACCACCATCGGTCTGTTCACCGCGAGCAGAGACGAGCGGCTGGACGCGGGTGTGGTGTTCGCCGGCACGGCGCTCGGTGTGGGCACCGCGTTCGCCGGGGCGGCAGCGCCGCAACTGTTCGTGCACGGCGAGTTGGACGAGGTGGTCGAGTACGCGGCGGGCAAGGCCGCGTACGACAAGGTGCCCTGGCCGAAGGCGATGCTGAGCCTGCCCAAGGGCGACCACGGGCGTGCGCTGCTCAGCGACGGCGCCACGCTGCGGGTCGTCTCGGACACGTCGGTCGAGTTCCTGCGCTGGTCGCTCTACGGCGACCCGGCGGCCAGGAAGCGCATCCCCACCGACGCAACACGCGGCGACATAGCCACCTTCGACGACCACCTCTGA
- a CDS encoding acetate/propionate family kinase encodes MSRVLVLNCGSSSVKWRRYDGEQVLDHGTVERVGEPGGGPADHASAVRQILDGLDLTGLTAVGHRVVHGGRKFSAPVLVDDAVLAAIKDLVPLAPLHNPANLAGIEVARAALPDIPQVAVFDTAFHHTLPEAAATYAIDREVAERYGIRRYGFHGTSHAFVSRRTAQLLGRPYEQLNTITLHLGNGASACAVANGRSVATSMGMSPLQGLVMGTRSGDLDPTVIFHLRREGGLSVDEIDDLLNHRSGLLGLTGVNDMREVLQRRAAGDRAAELAFDVYCRRITGYVGAYYALLGHVDAITFTAGVGEHAAPVRAAALAGLDRLGIAVDDVRNGGEGDRVISPAGAEVSVCVIRTDEEREIARQTRDVVARG; translated from the coding sequence GTGAGTCGGGTGCTGGTGCTCAACTGTGGGTCGTCGTCGGTGAAGTGGCGCCGCTACGACGGTGAGCAGGTGCTCGACCACGGCACCGTCGAGCGGGTCGGTGAGCCCGGTGGCGGCCCGGCGGACCACGCCAGCGCCGTCCGGCAGATCCTGGACGGGCTGGACCTGACCGGCCTGACGGCGGTCGGGCACCGGGTGGTGCACGGCGGCCGGAAGTTCAGCGCACCGGTGCTGGTCGACGACGCGGTCCTGGCCGCGATCAAGGACCTGGTGCCGCTCGCCCCGCTGCACAACCCGGCCAACCTGGCCGGCATCGAGGTGGCCCGCGCGGCGCTGCCGGACATCCCGCAGGTCGCCGTCTTCGACACCGCGTTCCACCACACCCTGCCGGAGGCCGCCGCGACGTACGCGATCGACCGCGAGGTCGCCGAGCGGTACGGCATCCGCCGGTACGGCTTCCACGGCACCTCGCACGCGTTCGTGTCCCGCCGCACCGCGCAGCTGCTGGGCCGCCCGTACGAGCAGCTCAACACGATCACCCTGCACCTGGGCAACGGGGCGAGCGCCTGCGCGGTGGCGAACGGTCGCAGCGTCGCCACCTCGATGGGCATGTCCCCGTTGCAGGGGCTGGTGATGGGCACCCGCAGCGGTGACCTCGACCCCACGGTGATCTTCCACCTGCGCCGGGAGGGCGGGCTGTCGGTCGACGAGATAGACGACCTGCTCAACCACCGCAGCGGTCTGCTCGGGTTGACCGGCGTGAACGACATGCGCGAGGTGCTCCAGCGCCGGGCGGCCGGTGACCGGGCGGCGGAGCTGGCCTTCGACGTGTACTGCCGGCGCATCACCGGCTACGTCGGGGCGTACTACGCGCTGCTCGGCCACGTCGACGCGATCACCTTCACCGCCGGGGTCGGCGAACACGCGGCGCCGGTCCGGGCTGCCGCGCTGGCCGGCCTGGACCGGCTCGGCATCGCCGTCGACGATGTCCGCAACGGCGGCGAGGGCGACCGGGTGATTTCACCCGCCGGCGCCGAGGTGAGTGTCTGTGTCATCCGCACCGACGAGGAACGTGAGATCGCCCGGCAGACCCGGGACGTGGTCGCGCGCGGCTGA
- a CDS encoding zinc-binding dehydrogenase: MPIMRAAFASRFNDADPLTALTVGEQPEPTHPADDWVTVQLRATSLNHHDLWSLRGVGLTEAQLPMILGCDAVGLDPEGRPVVVYPVVVTPGDPRGVSILSEHFAGTLAERVAVPRSNLIPLPDGMSATDAACLPTAWLTAWRMLTTKGRVADADSVLVQGAGGGVATAAVALAVAMGKRVYATSRDAAKRERISALGATAVEPGARLPERVDVVIETVGAATFDHSLKSAAPMARIVVSGATAGHQPAVNLRRLFAMQLEILGTSMGTPGELYELLAFCSENEVRPVVDSVVPFSRVEDAFARLHSGDAFGKIVIDHTA, translated from the coding sequence GTGCCGATCATGCGTGCTGCCTTCGCCTCCCGCTTCAACGACGCCGACCCGCTCACCGCGCTCACTGTCGGTGAGCAGCCCGAGCCGACCCACCCGGCCGACGACTGGGTGACCGTGCAGTTGCGCGCCACCTCGCTCAACCACCACGACCTCTGGTCATTGCGCGGGGTGGGCCTCACCGAGGCCCAGCTGCCGATGATCCTCGGCTGCGACGCGGTCGGGCTGGACCCGGAGGGGCGCCCGGTGGTCGTGTACCCGGTGGTCGTCACCCCCGGTGACCCGCGCGGGGTCTCCATCCTCTCCGAGCACTTCGCCGGGACGCTCGCCGAGCGGGTCGCCGTACCCCGGTCGAACCTGATCCCGCTGCCCGACGGCATGTCGGCGACCGACGCGGCGTGCCTGCCCACGGCCTGGCTGACCGCGTGGCGGATGCTGACCACCAAGGGCCGTGTCGCGGACGCCGACAGCGTGCTGGTGCAGGGCGCGGGCGGTGGCGTCGCCACCGCGGCCGTCGCGCTCGCCGTCGCGATGGGCAAGCGGGTGTACGCGACCAGCCGCGACGCTGCCAAGCGGGAGCGGATCTCCGCCCTCGGCGCCACCGCCGTGGAACCCGGTGCCCGGCTGCCGGAACGGGTCGACGTGGTGATCGAGACGGTCGGCGCGGCCACCTTCGACCACTCGCTGAAGTCGGCCGCGCCGATGGCCCGGATCGTGGTCTCCGGGGCGACCGCTGGGCACCAGCCGGCGGTCAACCTGCGCCGGCTCTTCGCGATGCAGCTGGAGATCCTGGGCACGTCGATGGGCACGCCGGGGGAGCTGTACGAGCTGCTGGCGTTCTGTTCGGAGAACGAGGTGCGCCCGGTGGTGGACAGCGTGGTGCCGTTCAGCCGCGTCGAGGACGCCTTCGCCCGGCTGCACTCCGGCGACGCCTTCGGCAAGATCGTCATCGACCACACGGCCTGA